In Marmota flaviventris isolate mMarFla1 chromosome 15, mMarFla1.hap1, whole genome shotgun sequence, a single window of DNA contains:
- the Npbwr1 gene encoding neuropeptides B/W receptor type 1 codes for MYNVSFLGPGGANASCWGPGLGCPNTSNPAPLPLPQSLAVAVPVVYAVICVVGLVGNSAVLYVLLRAPRMKTVTNLFILNLAIADELFTLVLPVNIADFLLRQWPFGELMCKFIVAIDQYNTFSSLYFLTVMSADRYLVVLATAESRRVAGRTYAAARAVSLAVWGLVTLVVLPFAIFARLDEEQGRRQCVLVFPQPEALWWRASRLYTLVLGFAIPVSTICALYITLLCRLRAIRLHSHAKVLDRAKKRVTFLVVAILAVCLLCWTPYHLSTVVALTTDLPQTPLVIAISYLITSLSYANSCLNPFLYAFLDDSFRKSLRQLTVCRAEP; via the coding sequence ATGTATAACGTGTCGTTCTTGGGACCCGGCGGGGCCAATGCGTCGTGCTGGGGTCCCGGGCTGGGATGCCCCAACACGTCCAACCCCGCGCCTTTGCCGCTGCCACAGTCGCTGGCTGTGGCGGTGCCGGTTGTCTATGCGGTGATCTGCGTTGTGGGGCTTGTCGGCAACTCGGCTGTGCTGTACGTGCTGTTGCGGGCGCCCCGCATGAAGACCGTCACCAACCTGTTCATCCTCAACCTGGCCATCGCCGACGAACTCTTCACACTGGTGCTGCCCGTTAACATCGCCGACTTCCTGCTGAGGCAGTGGCCTTTCGGGGAGCTCATGTGCAAGTTCATCGTGGCCATCGACCAATACAACACGTTCTCCAGTCTGTACTTCCTCACGGTCATGAGCGCCGACCGCTACCTGGTGGTGCTGGCCACCGCCGAGTCGCGCCGGGTGGCTGGCCGCACGTACGCCGCTGCACGCGCCGTGAGCCTGGCGGTGTGGGGGCTCGTCACGCTTGTGGTGCTGCCCTTTGCCATCTTCGCCAGGCTCGACGAGGAGCAGGGCCGGCGCCAGTGCGTGCTGGTTTTCCCACAGCCCGAGGCCTTATGGTGGCGGGCGAGTCGCCTTTACACGCTGGTGCTGGGCTTTGCTATCCCAGTGTCCACCATCTGTGCCCTCTACATCACCCTGCTGTGCCGACTGCGTGCCATTCGGCTCCACAGCCACGCCAAGGTTTTGGATCGCGCCAAGAAGCGAGTGACCTTCCTGGTAGTGGCCATCCTGGCCGTATGTCTCCTCTGCTGGACGCCCTACCACCTGAGCACCGTGGTGGCGCTCACCACCGACCTCCCGCAGACCCCGCTTGTCATCGCTATCTCCTACTTAATCACTAGTTTGAGCTACGCCAATAGCTGCCTCAACCCTTTCCTTTACGCTTTCCTGGACGACAGTTTCCGCAAGAGCCTCCGCCAGCTTACGGTGTGCCGCGCGGAGCCCTGA